GCGTTGGCCTCCATGCAGGAGGGGAACAGGCAGGTGCCCTCCAGGCCCAGAAATTCGCTCAGTTTCTGTTCCAGTTCGTTGTGGATGTCCTGGGTGCCGCAAATGAAGCGGACCGATGACAGCCCATAGCCCCGGGAATCCAGGGCCTCGTGGGCGGCTTTGACCACCTCGGGGTGGCTGGAAAGCCCCAGGTAGTTGTTGGCGCAAAAGTTTAAGACCTGCTTGATGGCCGCGCCCTTGGGGTATTCCACCTTGATGCTGGCGGCCTGGGGCGACTGGATGAAGCGCTCTTCCTTGAAGATCCCCTTGTCCTTCATCCCCTGCAGTTCTCCGGCATAGAAATCCCTGGCTTTGGAACTATAGGCCATCTTACCTCCCTTATACTCTGAATGCTGAATATCGAATTCAGAATTTTGAATTAGTAATTTGGTTTAGACCTTGACCCCGAATTTATTGATCAGCTCGATGATGTTGTTGACCGAGTCAAAGGCCTCGGGGGTGGCGTCCCCGTCCGGCAGCTTGATGCTGAATTTCTTCTCCAGGTAGGTTTTCAAAGAGACCATGGAGAACGAGTCCACGATCCCGCTGGAGATCAGCTTGGTGTCCTCCTTGATCTCTTGGTCGGAATCCTCGTCCAGGTACTCTTTTTTGACGTATTCGATGATCATTTTCTTGATTTCGTCGGACATTGCTTTTCCCTTGTTATTTATTATTTGCTGTTTGTTTATAGCGCGAAAGAAAGCTCGAAATCCGAAATCCGAAAAACGAAACAATTATCTAAAATCCAATTTCAAACCCTAGAAACAGTTTGGGACATTCTGTAATTTGTATTTCGTATTTGTTTCGAATTTCGTTATTATGATTTCGTATTTCCCTGGAAAATGATCTAATCATTTTCCAGGGTCGAGATATCCCCGATCTCCTCGCCCCACTCCTTGGCCCGCAGCATCCGGCGCATGATTTTTCCGCTCCGGGTCTTGGGCAGGAAGGCCATGTATTCCACGTCCTGGGGCATGGCCAGGGGGGAAAGCTTCTTGCGGATGAAGTTCATGATCTCCATGGTCAGGTCGTCGCTCTGCTTGAAGCCCGGCTTGAGCGCGATGAAGGCCTTGACCACCTCCATGTTGATGGGATCGGGCTTGCCCACCGCGGCCGACTCGGCCACCGCCGGGTGCTCCAATAGCGCCGACTCGATCTCGAACGGGCCCACCAGGTGTCCAGCGGTGTTGATGACATCATCATCCCGGCCCACGAACCAGTAGTAGCCGTCGGCGTCGATGCTGGAGCGGTCGCCCGACAGGTACCAGCCGTTCTTGAACTTGCCGTCGTAGGTCTCCTTGTTGTTCCAGTAGGCCCGCATCATGGAGGGCCAGCCAGGCTTGAAGGCTATCAAACCGACGGTGCCGGGCTTGTCCACCGGCTCGAAGGTCTTGGGGTTGACCACCGTGGCGGTGATGCCGGGAAAGGGCTTACCCATGGAGCCGGGCTTGATCTTCATCCCGGGGTAGTTGGATATCATGATCGAACCGGTCTCGGTCTGCCAGAAGTTGTCGTGAAATGGTTTTCCGAAGGCCTTTTCGGACCAGATCACGGCTTCGGCATTCAGCGGCTCGCCCACGCTGGCCAGGTGACGCAGCGAGGAAAGGTTGCATTTGTTGACCGGATCCATGCCCTCCTTCATTAAAAGACGGATGGCGGTGGGGGCCGAGTACCACATGGTGACCTTCATCTTCTCGATGAAGGCGTACCAGTTCTGGGCGCTGAAGCCCGAATCCAGCACCACCTGGGTGATGCCGTTGGACCAGGGACCGATGATGCCGTACGAGGTCCCGGTCACCCAGCCGGGATCAGCGGTGCACCAGTAGATATCGTCGGCTTTAAGGTCCAGCACCCACTTAGCGGTGATATACTGGGCGACCAGCGAGTTGTGGACGTGCTGGGCCCCCTTGGGCTTTCCGGTGGTGCCGGAGGTGTAATGCAATACCGACGGGGTCTCGCGCTCAACCTTGCAGATATCGAACTTCTCCACCCGGGGCAATTTTTCCATGGCAAAAGCGGCTTCGCCGGCATTCAGGGGCTTGTCGTCAGCGTTAACTATTATGATGGTGGTCAGCTCCGGCAGGTTTTTGCGGATCCGGCGAACTTTTCCCAGATGTTTTCTGGTGGTCAGCACCGCCTTGGTCTTGGCGTCGTCTAATCTGGTGAACAGCGCCTCCTCGCCGAAGGCCGAGAACAGCGGCTGGGCGATGCCGCCCATCTTTAAGATGCCCAGAAAACAGATGTAGAGCTCGGGAATCTTGTCCATGAACAGGCAGACCCGGTCGCCCGGCTTGATCCCTTGGTCCTGGAGAAATTTGGCGGTGGTGTTGCTGTAAGCCCGGACGTCCTCGTGGGTGTACTTCTTGACCTCGCCGGTAAAGCCTTCCCAGATCAGGGCCAGCTTGGCGCCCAGGCCCTTTTGGCAGATCCGGTCGCTGCAGTAATAACCGATGTTATACTGGCCGTCCTGGCCGTACTCCAGCTCCTGTTCCGAAAGTTTCCAGTCGAAATTCTTGTAACGATCCTCGTAGGAACCGATGTTGCTCATCCCGTTATCTCCCAGGTTAATATTTTTTATTACCTTGTACAATTTAAGAAACCAACCACAGAACCACGGAAAGAAACGAAAAACGGAATAACTACGACAGCTGTTTATGGTGGACCGGGATATATTATTCCGAAATTTCAGTGTTTCCGTGGCAAGGTTCGCTTTAAATTGTAGTTTCAATTATTACATAGGCTATGGCGTATTCCCGGGTGCCGGAAGCGGAGACATGGACGGAGCAGAGGTCTCCGTCAGGAAGCATTTCCAGCAGCCAGCCGGAGAGGCTGACCCGGTTGTTTTTTGATATCTGGATGTCGTGCCACAACGCCCCCCGGCTCAAGCCGCAACCCAGGGCTTTTAAAACCGATTCCTTGATGGCGAACAGCGAAGCGTAGAACCGGTCCCGGTTTGCCTTCGGCGCCCGGGACAGCTCTTCGGGCGAAAATACCTGGGATAAGAATCCCTCTTTGTCCTTCAGCTTTTTGAACCGGTCCGACGCCACGATATCGGCCCCTATGCCAAGAACCATCTTACTTAAATCCTAAGCACGAAATACGAAATTCTAAACAATAATATTAACTTTCTAATGCTCAAAACAGTTTTGTGTTTTGTGTTTCGATATTATGGTTTGTCCTGCAATAGCGGGATCCCGCCAACCTGCTTGCCCCGCCACGCCCCGCCAAAGGCGAGGCTCTGGCTTGCAGCGGGGCCATGGGTTGTGGCGGTGGTCCGCCATAGTAGAAACGAAGGAGGGCGGCGGTGATTTAGTATTTCGAAATTAGTATTTGGAAATTATTTTTCTGCTCCGTGAATGGCTGTAATCGGAAAAGTATAGCATCTATGAATTTCAAAGTCAACGCCCTATACGGTTACGGTGGCCTATAGATTTCCGCCCAAGGAACGGATAGCAGTATGGGTTAAACAGCCAGAATTATTCAACTAGGTTACAGTCGCCGGCGGGAAATAAGTGTCGAAGTCAGGATAAACTTTAATTATATCAAAATAACAGTTTTAATGCAATAATATAAGACAAAAAACGCCCCGGTTTCTCGGGGCGTTTGGAACTTGAGCCTGTTGGTGTAAAACAAGCTTTATCCTTTATAAAATCAATTGACTACATCCTGCATAAAATCGAAAGGATCAAATTGACATGATTTTGTCGGTTTGCAAAAAATAGTGAGCAATGAAATCACTATTGTTCAGTGTTTATGCTGTTCTTCCATTGTAACCTATTACTTAGACGCTTTTTTCAGGTTATACACTCCAATCCGGATTAATTCAATTGTTTTTTCAGCAGGCTTGACAGCCCTAATCCAATTTTGATACAATGGAAACAATAATAAACACTTAATTGAGGACAAAATGGAAAACACACCCCATCCCCAGCAGGTAAATA
The window above is part of the candidate division TA06 bacterium genome. Proteins encoded here:
- a CDS encoding acyl carrier protein gives rise to the protein MSDEIKKMIIEYVKKEYLDEDSDQEIKEDTKLISSGIVDSFSMVSLKTYLEKKFSIKLPDGDATPEAFDSVNNIIELINKFGVKV
- the acsA gene encoding acetate--CoA ligase, with the translated sequence MSNIGSYEDRYKNFDWKLSEQELEYGQDGQYNIGYYCSDRICQKGLGAKLALIWEGFTGEVKKYTHEDVRAYSNTTAKFLQDQGIKPGDRVCLFMDKIPELYICFLGILKMGGIAQPLFSAFGEEALFTRLDDAKTKAVLTTRKHLGKVRRIRKNLPELTTIIIVNADDKPLNAGEAAFAMEKLPRVEKFDICKVERETPSVLHYTSGTTGKPKGAQHVHNSLVAQYITAKWVLDLKADDIYWCTADPGWVTGTSYGIIGPWSNGITQVVLDSGFSAQNWYAFIEKMKVTMWYSAPTAIRLLMKEGMDPVNKCNLSSLRHLASVGEPLNAEAVIWSEKAFGKPFHDNFWQTETGSIMISNYPGMKIKPGSMGKPFPGITATVVNPKTFEPVDKPGTVGLIAFKPGWPSMMRAYWNNKETYDGKFKNGWYLSGDRSSIDADGYYWFVGRDDDVINTAGHLVGPFEIESALLEHPAVAESAAVGKPDPINMEVVKAFIALKPGFKQSDDLTMEIMNFIRKKLSPLAMPQDVEYMAFLPKTRSGKIMRRMLRAKEWGEEIGDISTLEND
- the acpS gene encoding holo-ACP synthase, yielding MVLGIGADIVASDRFKKLKDKEGFLSQVFSPEELSRAPKANRDRFYASLFAIKESVLKALGCGLSRGALWHDIQISKNNRVSLSGWLLEMLPDGDLCSVHVSASGTREYAIAYVIIETTI